From one Triticum aestivum cultivar Chinese Spring chromosome 4B, IWGSC CS RefSeq v2.1, whole genome shotgun sequence genomic stretch:
- the LOC123093912 gene encoding putative lipid-binding protein At4g00165: MASRTSAACLLALLVASTFLAGDACNSCKHHTPPPASPSPPPPAPATPTPCPPPPSSGGTGYCPTDTLKLGACANVLGLVSAGVGTAPSGGGDKCCSLLGGLADLEAAVCLCTALKANVLGIVLNIPIKLSLLLNYCGKTAPKGFQCA, translated from the coding sequence ATGGCGTCCAGGACCTCGGCGGCGTGCCTGCTGGCGCTGCTGGTGGCCAGCACGTTCCTGGCCGGCGACGCGTGCAACAGCTGCAAGCACCACACCCCTCCCCCGGCGTCCCCGTCCCCGCCCCCGCCAGCGCCTGCTACCCCGACGCCATGCCCGCCACCGCCGTCATCGGGCGGCACGGGGTACTGCCCCACGGACACACTGAAGCTGGGCGCCTGCGCCAACGTGCTGGGCCTAGTGAGCGCGGGCGTCGGCACCGCCcccagcggcggcggcgacaagtGCTGCAGCCTCCTCGGCGGCCTGGCCGACCTTGAGGCCGCCGTGTGCCTCTGCACCGCGCTCAAGGCCAACGTCCTCGGCATCGTCCTCAACATCCCCATCAAGCTCAGCCTCCTCCTCAACTACTGCGGCAAGACCGCC